The DNA sequence TTCCTTGGCCAGCGTCGACAAGGCGGACAGCTGGGACAGCGTGGTGGTCGATTCGGCACGGCGGAACCGCAGTTGACGGGCGAGTCGGACCACGGCCAGCGACAGATCACCGGCCAGCCGCAGCTCACCATCGTTCACATCGCAAACATACGACACCACAGCTCCGAAACCTCTCAACCTGCAACTACTGATCTGGGCACCCTACCGGCTGCCCCATCGGTTACCTTGGACCGCAATGCCTTCCGATCCGTCCGACCCGAGCCCCGCGCCGGTGGCCGAACCAGAGCCGCCGGCGCTGCCGCCGGGTCTGCTCGACCCGTGGCCGGTGATCGTCACCGGGGCGGTGCTGTGGGCGCTGGCGGCCATTGCCGCATTCGCGGTACCGGCGCTGGAGTCGTGGCGTCCGATCGCAGTGGCAGGCCTGGGTGTCGGCGTCGTCGGCACCTCGATTTTCCTGTGGCAGCGCACCGCTGCCAGGCGTGGTGCGCGAGGTGCGCAGACCGGTCTCTGACCGCTCCCACGCCGACGAACGCCGACGAACGCCGATGAACGCCGATGAACACTGAAGACACCGACGAAGGAGAACCGATGGCAGCACCGCTATTGCAGGCAGAGATCGAGATCAACGCTCCGGTGAGCAAGGTCTGGAACCTCATCGCGGACTTGGGCAACATGCCGAAGTGGAGCCCGCAGTGCCGGGTGATGAGATCACTGGGTCCGCTGCGCCCGGGCACGCGCACCCTGAACCTGAACCGGCGCAACAAGCTTTTCTGGCCGACCACGTCGACCATCACCGAGGTGATCCCGGAGCGCAAACTGGCGTTCCGCGTCAACGCCAACAACACCGTCTGGACCTATGAGCTCGAGCCGACCGCCACCGGCACCCGCGTCGTGGAGACCCGGCATGCCGAGAACGGCGTCAAGGCGATCTCGACGATGACGGTCAATGCCGTGCTGGGCGGTGTGCCGAGTTTCGAGAAGGAACTCGTCGCCGGGATGAACACCTCGCTGGCGCGCATCAAGGCCGCCGCCGAAAACTAGTCGGCCGGGTCGGCCTGTCCGGGCTCCGGCTCGGCATCGGGTTCCGCGTCGGGATCCGCGATGGCGGCCTCGGCGATGACCTCCGGCTCGATGACGTGAAGTTCGAGCTGTTCGGCTTCGACCAGGGCCGGGGGCGTCTGCTCGACCGCAGGCTCCTGGTCAGGAGCGTGAAGAACCGGCTCGGCAGCCGCGATCTCCACGACGTCGAGCACCCCGTCGTCGAAGGGATCGAACATCGGTGATCCGGTGCCGGGCGGCTGCGGGGTATCGGAGTGCGCACCGCAGCCGTACTCGAAGTCCACGACGCGACCGTCGGCGGCCAGCTCGTTGCAGCAGACCCCGAACATCACCCCGAGCGCGCCGTCGAGGCGGACCATGAAACCGCAGTCGCGGCACACCCGCTTGGTGGATCGCGCCATCGGTGCGCCGGGGCCGTGGTCACCGTCATGCCAGCGCTGGGCGGCCAGGTCCCGACCGAAGGCACTGAGGACCTGGCGACGGCCGAAGCCGATCTCCAGGGCGGTGTCGTCGACGAGCGGATCCCCGGTGGCGGTGAAGCCCGGCGCCAGTCGCAGGTCATTGACCGGCGGCGCCAGTAGATCACCCGGGCTCAGGTCGCCCGGCTGGACCCGGTTCTCCCACGGCACCCAGGGCGGCGGGAGCAATGCGGTCGGACCGGGAACCAGGACGACTTCGCTGACGGTGGCGTGATCGGCGCCGGGGTAGGCCGCCACCACCACCGCCCACTGCCAGCCCTGATATCCCGGCATGTTCGCCAAGAAGCGGTGGGTAGCGGCCGTTTCGTCCTCGTAGGCGACGCCCAGATACTCCCCGACCGTCTCCCCGCTGAACTCCACGATCGCGCGACGAGCCAGGTCCACCGCGCCGTCGAGTACCGCGGCAACGGCCGCCGTGGGCTCGGCCGGCTGCACCGGAGCCGCGGATTCGGCGGCGTCGATCTGGCTGTCCATCGTCACCAATCTTGCCTCACGACTCCCGCGGGCAGCCACACCGGTCGCGTCTGCGTCGCACTACCGCGCGATGGGGGAGAATCGTGACGTGTCTGGAAGGCGGCGTGAGCACCCGAACGCGGGACCGGAGTCCGGTCCGGTCCGCCGCTATCCGAACGACGGCACCGGCGAGCACCCCGGTATGGCCAACTACCCCAGCGACGACCATGCCACCTCCGGCTCAGGTTACGGCTCGGGCTATGACTCGGCCTCGGGGCGACGGTCGAATCCGACGCCCAGCGCGAACCGCTACCTGCCTCCGCTGGGCTCCGAGCGCGGCCACCAGTCCGATCCGGACGGGCCGCCGCGGCGCGGCGTGGGCGACCGCGCGGGCGAGCGCGTCACCGTCACCCGCGCCGCCGCGATGCGCAGCCGGGAAATGGGCGAGCGGATGTACTCGATGGTGCATCGGGCGGCCACCGCCGACGGCGCCGACAAGTCCGGCCTGACCGCACTGACCTGGCCGGTGATGGCCAACTTCGCCGTCGACTCGGCGATGGCGGTGGCACTGGCCAATACGTTGTTCTTCGCCGCCGCCTCCGGCGAGAGCAAGAGCAAGGTGGCCCTGTACCTGCTCATCACGATTGCGCCGTTCGCCGTCATCGCGCCCCTGATCGGGCCGGCCCTGGACCGGGTCCAGCACGGCCGCCGGGCGGCCCTGGCCATGTCCTTCATGCTGCGCATGGTGCTGGCGATCGTGCTGATCATGAACTACGACGGCGCCACGGGCAGCTACCCCTCGTGGGTCCTCTACCCCTGCGCGCTGGGAATGATGGTGCTGTCCAAGTCCTTCAGCGTGCTGCGCAGCGCGGTGACCCCGCGCGTGATGCCGCCGACGATCGACCTGGTGCGGGTCAATTCCCGGCTGACCGTGTTCGGCTTGATCGGGGGAACCATCGTCGGCGGTGGTATCGCCGCGGGTATCGAATACCTCTTCACGACCCTGTTCGCTCTGCCCGGCGCCCTGTTCGTGGTCGTCTTCCTGGCCCTGGCCGGAGCCTCCCTGTCGATGCGCATACCGCGCTGGGTCGAGGTCACCGAGGGTGAGGTTCCCACCACCCTGACGTATCACGGACCCAGCGGACCGATGGGCGGCTGGGCCTCCGATGCGGTGACCGAGCCGATCAGCTCCCCCCGGCAACCCTTGGGCCGCAACATCATCACCTCACTGTGGGGCAACTGCACCATCAAGGCCATGGTCGGGTTCCTGTTCCTGTACCCGGCATTCGTGGCCAAGGCCCACCAGGCCAGTGGCTGGGTGCAATTGGGGATGCTCGGCATGATCGGCGCCGCGGCCGGCATCGGGAACTTCGCCGGCAACTTCACCGCGGCGCGGTTGCGGCTGGGGCGGCCCGCGGTCCTGGTGGTGCGTGCCACGATTGCCGTCACCGTCATGGCCCTGGCCGCCGCGGTCACCGGCAATCTGTTCGTCGCCGCCGCCGCAACCTTGGTCACCTCCGGATCCACGGCCATCGCCAAGGCCTCGCTGGATGCCTCGCTGCAGGACGACCTGCCCGAGGAGTCCCGTGCGTCGGCGTTCGGCCGCTCGGAGTCGGTGCTCCAATTGGCATGGGTGCTCGGCGGTGCGCTCGGAGTTCTGGTCTACACCGAACTATGGGTAGGGTTCACGGCGATCAGTGCACTGCTGATCCTCGGGCTGGCGCAGACCATCGTCTCGAGCCGCGGGGCGTCGCTGATCCCGGGCTTCGGCGGGAACCGGCCGGTGGTGGCTGAGCAGGAGGGAAAGTCGACGGTGACCAACCGGTGAGCCGTTGGCTTCGTTGGGTTCTCGTCGTCGTGGTGATACTCGCCTCGGCAGGTGCAGGCGTCGGCGTCTGGCTTGCGAACCGCGGCAACAACGACGACCGGATGCCCCAGATCAGCGCCTACTCGCACGGGCAATCGGTCCGGGTGGGTCCGTACGTGTACTGCAATGTGGTCAATCTCAACGACTGCCGCAACCCGAAGACCCAGGGCGACCTGCCGGTCAGCGAGCGCTATCCGATCCAGTTGTCGGTGCCGACCACGATCGGGCGGGCACCGTGGCGGCTGCTGAAGGTCTACGAGGACGAGAACAACTCGACCACGTCGGTGTTTCGCCCCAATTCGACCTTGGCCGTGACCATTCCGACAGTCGACCCGCAGCGCGGCAAGCTCACCGGCATCGTCGTGCAGCTACTGACCTTGGTGACCGATCCGCAAGGCCAGTTGCGCGACGTCCCGCATGCCGAATGGTCGGTGCGGCTGGTCTGGAATTAGGCCAGGTGCCGGCCCACGTCGCTCCCCCGGTATGGTCCACCGCGCTGATGTACGCCGGGTTCGCCATGTGGGGCGGCGCCTTGGTGGCCGACATGTTCCTGACCGATATGTGGATCCGGCGCCGGTTGTATTGGTACACCTGGCTCGCGGGCTCGGCGCTGTGTGGTGTCGCCCTGGTGTTCCGGGGCTGGAGCACAGCGTTGTTCGGGTTCGGTGCCATGGTCTTCATGGGCGTCATCCTCGCCATCCGCTGGACGCCATTCCTGAAGATTCGCGGCCACATCATCGCGGCCAGCTACACCGATCGGATCGCCGAGACTCCGCCGAGCATCCCGCAGCTTCCCGCGGAGATCCGGGACACATCCGCCCGGCCGCTGTGGTGGTCGGTCGCTGGGTCCGCCCTGGTGCTCAGCGGCTCCCGGCTTGCCCTCGGGTGGAGCCTGGGCACGGTGCTCTTGACCGGGTTTTTGACGTTCATCGTGGCGTTGATGGGGGTGGACGACGGCAGACGGCGCATCCCCTTCGCCCGCCGTCAGTACCTGCAAGCCACCCTCGGGGCGGTGCTGTCACTGCCGGTGTTCGGCCTGCCCGCGCTGGCCTACGCGGTGGCCTATCGAATCGGGCTTGCGCAACCCGTCAGCATCGGCAAGCACGACGCCGAAGCGCGCTATTACCACGGCCCGGACGGCACACCGTGACCGTCGGGTACCCGCTCACTGTCGGGTGTCGGGCCGGGCGCAGTACCGTCACCGAAAGGCCTGCCGCCCAAAGCTTCTCGGCCATGCGGCGCGAACCACGAACTCAGGTCGGGCCCCTTCGGCACGACGCCGGTGGGATTGATGTCTTTGTGCACGATGTAGTAGTGCTGCTTGATCTGGACGAAATCGACGGTGTCGCCGAACCCCGGGGTCGAGAACAGGTCCCGCGCGTAGGCCCACAGGACCGGCATCTCGGCGAGCTTGGCGCGGTTGCACTTGAAGTGGCCGTGGTACACCGGATCGAATCGGGCCAAGGTGGTGAACAGTCGCACGTCGGCCTCGGTGATGGTGTCGCCCACCAGGTATCGCTGTGCAGATAGCCGTTCGGTGAGCCAGTCGAGTGCGGTGAACAACCGGTCGTAAGCGCGTTCGTAGGCGTCCTGCGAACCGGCGAACCCGCACCGGTACACCCCGTTGTTCACTTCGGTGTAGATGCGGTATGCCACCTCGTCGATCTCGGCGCGCAGCGCCTCCGGGTAGAGCTGCGGTGCGCCGTCGCGATGAAAGGCACTCCACTCGGTGGACAAGTCGAGAGTCATCTGGGCGAAATCGTTGGTGACGACCTTGCCGGTGGCCACCTCGACGATCGCGGGCACCGTGATGCCCTTCGGATAGTTCGGATCACGCGCGAAGTACGCATCCTGCAGCCGGGGAATCTTCAGCACCGGATCCACCCCGCCCGGATCCAGATCGAAGGTCCAACTTCGCTCGTCATGCGTCGGCCCGCAGAACCCAATCGAGAGCACATCCTCGAGGCCGAGCAGGCGGCGCACGATGATCGCACGATTGGCCCACGGGCATGCCCTCGCCACGATCAATCGGTAGCGGCCGGGCTCGACGGGATAGCCGTCGGCACCGTCGGCGGTGATCCGCGTGGTGATGTAGTTGGTATCGCGCTTGAACTCGCCGTCGCCGGCCACGTAGGCACCCACGTGTTCAGTGTTCCCTACTTCGGGGACCGTGAAGCGACGGTGAACGAGCGCGCTCAGGCGTCGAGTTCGCGGGCGACGGCCTTGACCACCTCGGAGACCCGGCGGGCCACCTTACGGTCGGGGTAGCGGCCCTTACGCAGTTCCGGCTGTACGGCACCCTCGAGCAGGGTGATCATGTCCTCGACCATTCCGTGCAACTCGTCGGGCGAGTGCTTGCGCTCGACCGGCGCGGCCTCGCGGCGGGTGCGGGTGATGCTCGGCGGCGGGTCGATCAGCTTGACGCTCAATGCCTGTGGGCCGCGCCGGCCGGAAGCCACCCCGAACTCCACCTTCTGACCCGCCTTGAGACCCTCCACGCCCTCCGGCAGCGCCGAGGCACGCACGTAGACGTCCTCGCCTTCCTCCTGGGACAGGAAGCCGAAGCCCTTCTCGGCGTCGTACCACTTCACCTTGCCGGTCGGCACTGGTCTCACCTGCTCTGTCTAACGGGTCCGTGACAACATGAAGCGTCCCGCGGGTGCAGGACGCGTGTGGGTGATCCTACTCGGGGAACAGTCGGCCGAGCACCCCTGTTTAGTAGGTAGGCTGGCCTAACCCCTGGAGGAGACATGCGCCTGGTCCTGAACGTCATCTGGCTGCTGTTCGGCGGGTTGTGGCTGGCGCTCGGGTACGCGCTCGCGGCGGTGGTCTGCTTCCTCCTCATCATCACCATCCCGTTCGGGTTCGCCTCGCTGCGCATCGCCTCCTATGCGCTGTGGCCGTTCGGCCGCACCATCGTGGAGAAGCCGGGCCCGCGGCCGGGCGCCCTGATCGGCAATGTCATCTGGATCCTGCTGTTCGGTCTGTGGCTGGCCATCGGCCACATCGTCAGCGCCGTGGCCATGGCCATCACCATCGTCGGAATCCCGCTGGCGTTGGCCAACCTCAAACTCGTCCCGGTCTCGCTGGTTCCCCTCGGCAAGGAGATCGTGCCGGTCGACAGCGTCCAGGCAGCCGTATGACGGACACCATGCTCGGCCTGCCGTCGATCCGTCGCACCGCCACCGGATCTGCCGAGGGCATGCCCACCCGCGGCCCGCTGATCGATACGTTCGGCCGGGCGGCGACCGATCTGCGAGTGTCGCTGACCGACCGGTGCAACCTGCGCTGTACCTATTGCATGCCCGCCGAAGGCCTGGACTGGCTGCCGGCCGACGACCTGCTGACCCGCGACGAACTGGCCCGGCTGCTGGCCCTGGCGGTGACCCGGCTCGGCATCACCAACATCCGCTTCACCGGCGGTGAGCCGCTGCTCTACAAGGGCCTCGAAGAGATCGTCGCCGCCACGGCTGCGCTGCGGCCCCGGCCGGAGATCGCGCTGACCACCAACGGCATCGGGCTGGCGCGCCGCGCCGAGGGGCTGGCAGCCGCCGGCCTGGACCGGGTCAACGTCTCGCTGGACACCGTCGACGCGCAGCGGTTCTCGGCGATCACCCGGCGCGATCGGCTCGATGACGTGCTCGCCGGGCTGGCCGCCGCGGCGGCCGCCGGCCTGCGGCCAGTGAAGGTCAACGCCGTGCTGGACCCGCAATCGGGTCTGGCCGACGCCGTCGAGCTGCTCACGTACTGCCTCAGGTTCGGCTACCAGCTGCGGATCATCGAGCAGATGCCACTCGACGCGGGCCACAGCTGGCAGCGCGATGCCACGCTGAGCGCCGACCAGATCTACGCAGCGTTGGCGGCCCGGTTCACCCTGACCCTCGATCCCGCACCGCGTGGCTCGGCGCCGGCGCAGCTGTGGCGGGTCGGCGGCGGCGAGGCGACCGTCGGCATCATCGCGTCGGTGTCTCACGCGTTCTGCTCGGCCTGTGACCGCACCCGGTTGACCGCGGACGGGCAGGTCCGCAGTTGCCTGTTCGCCACCGAGGAGACCGATCTTCGCGCACTGCTGCGGGGCGGCGCCGACGATGACGCGCTCGAGTCGGCCTGGCGCGCGGCGATGTGGCGCAAGGCTGCCGGCCACGGCATCAACGACCCCGGGTTCGTTCAGCCGCAGCGGCCGATGAGCGCGATCGGCGGCTGAGGTGGCTGGTGTATCCGAGGTTTCGCGGCCGGTCGAGGTGACCGTTCGCTTCTTTGCGGCGGCCAGGGCGGCGGCTGGCACGGAAAGCGACCAACTCGCCCTGCCATCGGGCGCGACGGTGGCCGATGTGATCAACGAACTCTGTTGCCGCAGTGACGACTTAGCACGCGTGTTGCAGCGGTGCTCCTATCTGTGCGACGGCGTGGCAGTCCGAAATAAGGCCGCCGGACTGCGATCCGGGCAGACAGTCGACGTCCTACCCCCATTCGCGGGCGGATGATCGTGATTTGCATCACATCACGATCAGGTCACGAGATGGCCAAACCGGGGGGAAGTGCCTGATTCAGCAGGGACAACGTCCCGATGTCATGGGCATTTAGACCTTTATTAAGATTTGCCAGTAGCAGAAACGCCTGTTTTTGCAAAAGGTGACGACTCTCTCCACAGCCATTACCGTTCCTCAACAGGTCAGCCCCCTCAACCAGGGCAGGCCCTCTCCGCACCTAGCGCCGAGCTCCATCCGAGGAGCGGAGGGACCAACGAGATCCATGGATGGAGGCGGGGGACCCAACCGGTCCACCGAGATCGACCCGGAGCCGCCCGCGGCTCCTTGGGGTGAAGCCGAGGCCGTTCCACCCGGAACGCCGAGGCCGGGCAACCTCTCCAGCCCGAACCCGACAGCTGACCTCGCAGGCGTGTTTAGAGAGGAACTAACCGACCTATGAGTGGACGGCATCGCAAGCCCACCTCCTCGTCCATCAGCGTCGCCAAGATTGCATTCACCGGGGCCGTCATCGGCGGCGGCAGCATTGCGCTTGCCGGCCAGGCACAGGCCGCCCCCGACTCCGAATGGGATCAGGTAGCGCGCTGCGAATCCGGCGGCAACTGGGCCATCAACACCGGCAACGGCTACCAGGGTGGTCTGCAGTTCTCCCCCGGCACCTGGGCGGCCCACGGCGGCACCCAGTACGCGCCCGCCGCGAACATGGCCAGCAAGGATCAGCAGATCGCGATCGCCGAGCATGTGCTGGCGACCCAGGGCAAGGGTGCCTGGCCGGTGTGCGGCCGCGGGCTGTCCGGTGCGACACCGCGCAACGTGGTCAACGACCCCGCCCCTGCCGCCCCGGCTCCGGCAGCTCCGCTGGACGCTCCGCTGCCCGATGCTCCCGTCGATGCCGCCCCGCTGGACGCACCCCTGCCCGCTGCCCCCGCGCCGGCCCCTGACGCACCCGCCCTCGACGCACCCGCTCCCGACGCGCCTGCCCCGGCACCCGCGCCGCAGCTCGAGGTCATCGATGTCTCCCAGCAGCAGGGTGCGCCGGCCTCCGACGCCGTCGCCGCCCAGCCTGTCATCGACACCTCGCTGCAGACTCCGGTCGTGGCGGCCCCGGCGAATGCCGACGAGCAGACCGTCGTCGTGCAGGCCGCGTCCATCCACTCCGTGCCGCTGGCTCCGGCCGACCCGTCGGTTCCGCCGGTGCTGCCGACCACTCCGGCCCCCGCTCCGGCCGACCCGGCCGCGGCTCCTGCCCCCGG is a window from the Mycolicibacterium anyangense genome containing:
- a CDS encoding transglycosylase family protein produces the protein MSGRHRKPTSSSISVAKIAFTGAVIGGGSIALAGQAQAAPDSEWDQVARCESGGNWAINTGNGYQGGLQFSPGTWAAHGGTQYAPAANMASKDQQIAIAEHVLATQGKGAWPVCGRGLSGATPRNVVNDPAPAAPAPAAPLDAPLPDAPVDAAPLDAPLPAAPAPAPDAPALDAPAPDAPAPAPAPQLEVIDVSQQQGAPASDAVAAQPVIDTSLQTPVVAAPANADEQTVVVQAASIHSVPLAPADPSVPPVLPTTPAPAPADPAAAPAPGPANGTTAVASAPAADGAIQLPNGVQHLSSPDNPPPGTSSEPVGDQDGPNVSYLKELWHAVQTQEISKGDALLALAQRPMTTPVTNDPSMGAPGPAAPADPNAPALVPGAPAPAPAPAQ
- a CDS encoding DUF3027 domain-containing protein encodes the protein MAARGSREARLVTMDSQIDAAESAAPVQPAEPTAAVAAVLDGAVDLARRAIVEFSGETVGEYLGVAYEDETAATHRFLANMPGYQGWQWAVVVAAYPGADHATVSEVVLVPGPTALLPPPWVPWENRVQPGDLSPGDLLAPPVNDLRLAPGFTATGDPLVDDTALEIGFGRRQVLSAFGRDLAAQRWHDGDHGPGAPMARSTKRVCRDCGFMVRLDGALGVMFGVCCNELAADGRVVDFEYGCGAHSDTPQPPGTGSPMFDPFDDGVLDVVEIAAAEPVLHAPDQEPAVEQTPPALVEAEQLELHVIEPEVIAEAAIADPDAEPDAEPEPGQADPAD
- a CDS encoding SRPBCC family protein — its product is MAAPLLQAEIEINAPVSKVWNLIADLGNMPKWSPQCRVMRSLGPLRPGTRTLNLNRRNKLFWPTTSTITEVIPERKLAFRVNANNTVWTYELEPTATGTRVVETRHAENGVKAISTMTVNAVLGGVPSFEKELVAGMNTSLARIKAAAEN
- a CDS encoding DUF2771 domain-containing protein, giving the protein MSRWLRWVLVVVVILASAGAGVGVWLANRGNNDDRMPQISAYSHGQSVRVGPYVYCNVVNLNDCRNPKTQGDLPVSERYPIQLSVPTTIGRAPWRLLKVYEDENNSTTSVFRPNSTLAVTIPTVDPQRGKLTGIVVQLLTLVTDPQGQLRDVPHAEWSVRLVWN
- a CDS encoding YccF domain-containing protein; translation: MRLVLNVIWLLFGGLWLALGYALAAVVCFLLIITIPFGFASLRIASYALWPFGRTIVEKPGPRPGALIGNVIWILLFGLWLAIGHIVSAVAMAITIVGIPLALANLKLVPVSLVPLGKEIVPVDSVQAAV
- a CDS encoding cold-shock protein, whose amino-acid sequence is MPTGKVKWYDAEKGFGFLSQEEGEDVYVRASALPEGVEGLKAGQKVEFGVASGRRGPQALSVKLIDPPPSITRTRREAAPVERKHSPDELHGMVEDMITLLEGAVQPELRKGRYPDRKVARRVSEVVKAVARELDA
- a CDS encoding glutathione S-transferase family protein — protein: MGAYVAGDGEFKRDTNYITTRITADGADGYPVEPGRYRLIVARACPWANRAIIVRRLLGLEDVLSIGFCGPTHDERSWTFDLDPGGVDPVLKIPRLQDAYFARDPNYPKGITVPAIVEVATGKVVTNDFAQMTLDLSTEWSAFHRDGAPQLYPEALRAEIDEVAYRIYTEVNNGVYRCGFAGSQDAYERAYDRLFTALDWLTERLSAQRYLVGDTITEADVRLFTTLARFDPVYHGHFKCNRAKLAEMPVLWAYARDLFSTPGFGDTVDFVQIKQHYYIVHKDINPTGVVPKGPDLSSWFAPHGREALGGRPFGDGTAPGPTPDSERVPDGHGVPSGPW
- the moaA gene encoding GTP 3',8-cyclase MoaA translates to MTDTMLGLPSIRRTATGSAEGMPTRGPLIDTFGRAATDLRVSLTDRCNLRCTYCMPAEGLDWLPADDLLTRDELARLLALAVTRLGITNIRFTGGEPLLYKGLEEIVAATAALRPRPEIALTTNGIGLARRAEGLAAAGLDRVNVSLDTVDAQRFSAITRRDRLDDVLAGLAAAAAAGLRPVKVNAVLDPQSGLADAVELLTYCLRFGYQLRIIEQMPLDAGHSWQRDATLSADQIYAALAARFTLTLDPAPRGSAPAQLWRVGGGEATVGIIASVSHAFCSACDRTRLTADGQVRSCLFATEETDLRALLRGGADDDALESAWRAAMWRKAAGHGINDPGFVQPQRPMSAIGG
- a CDS encoding MoaD/ThiS family protein, with product MAGVSEVSRPVEVTVRFFAAARAAAGTESDQLALPSGATVADVINELCCRSDDLARVLQRCSYLCDGVAVRNKAAGLRSGQTVDVLPPFAGG
- a CDS encoding MFS transporter → MANYPSDDHATSGSGYGSGYDSASGRRSNPTPSANRYLPPLGSERGHQSDPDGPPRRGVGDRAGERVTVTRAAAMRSREMGERMYSMVHRAATADGADKSGLTALTWPVMANFAVDSAMAVALANTLFFAAASGESKSKVALYLLITIAPFAVIAPLIGPALDRVQHGRRAALAMSFMLRMVLAIVLIMNYDGATGSYPSWVLYPCALGMMVLSKSFSVLRSAVTPRVMPPTIDLVRVNSRLTVFGLIGGTIVGGGIAAGIEYLFTTLFALPGALFVVVFLALAGASLSMRIPRWVEVTEGEVPTTLTYHGPSGPMGGWASDAVTEPISSPRQPLGRNIITSLWGNCTIKAMVGFLFLYPAFVAKAHQASGWVQLGMLGMIGAAAGIGNFAGNFTAARLRLGRPAVLVVRATIAVTVMALAAAVTGNLFVAAAATLVTSGSTAIAKASLDASLQDDLPEESRASAFGRSESVLQLAWVLGGALGVLVYTELWVGFTAISALLILGLAQTIVSSRGASLIPGFGGNRPVVAEQEGKSTVTNR
- a CDS encoding DUF2530 domain-containing protein; translated protein: MPSDPSDPSPAPVAEPEPPALPPGLLDPWPVIVTGAVLWALAAIAAFAVPALESWRPIAVAGLGVGVVGTSIFLWQRTAARRGARGAQTGL